One region of Polynucleobacter sp. SHI8 genomic DNA includes:
- a CDS encoding tripartite tricarboxylate transporter substrate binding protein yields MKVFIALFFVVQSLFISVGHAADPYPTRPIKIIVPLAPGATADFLARNLAVELSKSLGQTVIVENKPGGNQIIGNNEVAKATPDGYTIGLGISSLVINPYVSKNIPFDVMKDLIPLAMLGIMPGLMTVHPSIPVKTFPEFIAYAKANPGVLAYGQPGGLSSGHLTMEYLKKEAGIDVLSVPYKGGGPALTDFLGGRFQVFINSPTATIPHVKSGAIRAIATTGSKRPPALADVPTIAESGYPNVVTNEWYALFLPAKTPPAIVNQLNTEIVKIMNSPAMLKKLNDIGAETFTDNPEQFAKFIAKENQFWGKVIQSLNLKPE; encoded by the coding sequence ATGAAGGTATTCATTGCATTATTTTTTGTAGTTCAAAGTCTTTTTATATCCGTAGGTCATGCGGCAGATCCTTATCCTACAAGACCTATTAAAATAATCGTACCACTTGCACCTGGAGCAACTGCTGATTTTCTAGCACGCAATCTTGCCGTCGAACTTTCTAAATCATTAGGTCAAACAGTCATTGTGGAAAACAAACCTGGTGGTAATCAAATAATTGGCAATAATGAAGTTGCAAAAGCTACTCCAGATGGCTATACGATTGGCTTAGGAATTAGTTCTTTAGTGATTAATCCGTATGTTTCCAAAAATATTCCCTTCGATGTCATGAAGGACCTGATACCGCTTGCGATGCTTGGCATCATGCCTGGTCTTATGACAGTTCATCCGAGTATTCCTGTAAAAACCTTCCCGGAATTTATCGCTTATGCAAAAGCAAATCCTGGTGTTTTAGCTTACGGTCAACCTGGTGGCTTATCTTCAGGACACTTAACGATGGAATACCTCAAGAAAGAGGCCGGTATTGATGTTTTAAGTGTTCCCTACAAAGGTGGTGGTCCTGCACTAACCGATTTTCTGGGGGGTAGATTCCAGGTCTTTATTAATAGTCCAACTGCAACAATTCCACATGTCAAATCTGGAGCGATTCGTGCTATTGCAACTACGGGCTCCAAAAGACCCCCCGCATTAGCAGATGTCCCAACGATTGCCGAGTCTGGATATCCTAATGTGGTTACCAACGAATGGTATGCATTATTCTTGCCTGCGAAAACTCCTCCAGCAATTGTGAATCAGTTAAATACTGAAATTGTCAAAATCATGAATAGTCCTGCCATGCTTAAAAAATTAAATGATATTGGCGCAGAGACATTTACCGACAACCCAGAACAATTCGCTAAATTTATTGCCAAAGAAAATCAATTCTGGGGCAAAGTCATTCAATCCCTCAACCTCAAACCTGAATAG
- a CDS encoding Gfo/Idh/MocA family oxidoreductase: MGKPLGIGVIGSGRIGTLRARLASKHPSVGFLAISDQDEAKAKQLAQTCQADFYTSNNDDVISHPQVNAVFVSTPENYHVAPIIRALELGKPVLVEKPLAMNLEDADKVLKVLKETNGSLHIGYSRRFKECYLRAKEQMNHQRLGKIVGGQARVYNSRSQAFSILKRDPHATPVVDVLTYYVDLMCWLLEDQCHPVEIIARGQAGIFKEAGFGADDVTWAIVTFSDGAVINLGISYALPAKYPTLGQSDRLELLGLEGTMIIDDDHMDHLLYSDRGIPHAYVPDHAVNMAFLGSNTAGDWACGDFWGPLGNETRSWLDQLVTGQATMHCNPMQARRNLETTLAIEKAVATGMPVRLPL; the protein is encoded by the coding sequence ATGGGTAAACCATTAGGTATTGGAGTTATAGGCTCTGGCAGGATTGGTACTTTACGCGCTAGATTGGCATCCAAACATCCCTCGGTAGGTTTTTTAGCCATATCTGACCAAGACGAAGCAAAAGCAAAGCAATTGGCCCAAACATGTCAAGCAGACTTTTATACGTCTAACAATGATGACGTGATATCACATCCTCAGGTAAATGCTGTTTTTGTTTCGACACCAGAAAATTACCATGTGGCACCAATCATTCGAGCGTTGGAGTTAGGCAAACCAGTACTTGTTGAAAAGCCCTTGGCTATGAATTTAGAAGATGCTGACAAAGTGTTGAAAGTTTTAAAAGAAACCAATGGAAGTTTACATATTGGATACAGTCGGCGATTCAAAGAGTGTTATCTTCGCGCCAAAGAACAAATGAACCATCAACGTTTAGGAAAAATTGTTGGTGGGCAGGCTCGCGTGTATAACTCCCGTTCACAAGCGTTTTCAATATTAAAAAGAGATCCGCATGCAACTCCAGTAGTTGATGTACTGACCTACTATGTGGACTTAATGTGTTGGTTATTGGAAGATCAATGCCATCCAGTAGAAATTATTGCACGTGGTCAAGCTGGAATCTTCAAGGAAGCAGGATTTGGAGCAGATGATGTCACTTGGGCCATTGTGACTTTTTCAGATGGTGCAGTCATTAATTTAGGTATTAGCTATGCTTTACCAGCAAAATACCCAACTCTTGGTCAATCTGATCGACTTGAGTTACTTGGTCTTGAAGGAACGATGATCATTGATGATGATCACATGGATCATCTGCTGTATTCTGACAGAGGGATTCCTCATGCCTATGTACCTGATCATGCAGTCAACATGGCATTTTTAGGCAGTAATACTGCTGGTGATTGGGCGTGTGGAGATTTTTGGGGGCCTTTAGGGAACGAAACACGTTCTTGGCTTGATCAATTAGTCACCGGTCAGGCAACTATGCACTGTAATCCAATGCAAGCTAGAAGAAATTTAGAAACTACATTAGCAATCGAAAAAGCTGTTGCCACTGGAATGCCCGTTAGACTGCCTTTGTAA
- a CDS encoding SDR family oxidoreductase, with translation MDLGIQGKKAIICASSKGLGKACALSLTKEGVLVTINGRTQATIDQAIEEIYQATGVRIHGVAGDIRTEEGRFALLAGCPDADILVTNNEGPKPGNFADWGRDEYLEAFDANMLGPVLMIRGVLPGMRERKFGRIVNITSAMVKSPLPHQGLSTAARTALTAVCKAISRDVAQDNVTINNLLPERIDTGRQIQMTERQAKIDNISFADARKKIELTIAAKRFGKTEEFGDMCAYLCSKQASFISGQNIQIDGGSYRGIV, from the coding sequence ATGGATTTAGGCATACAAGGTAAAAAAGCAATTATTTGTGCGTCATCCAAAGGACTTGGAAAAGCATGCGCCTTATCCCTTACCAAAGAAGGTGTTTTAGTCACTATTAATGGACGAACTCAAGCGACGATTGATCAGGCGATTGAAGAAATTTATCAAGCCACAGGAGTACGAATCCATGGAGTAGCGGGAGATATTCGGACAGAGGAGGGAAGATTTGCCCTTCTAGCAGGATGTCCTGATGCGGATATTTTGGTGACTAATAATGAAGGACCAAAACCAGGAAACTTTGCTGATTGGGGTAGGGATGAGTATTTAGAAGCATTTGATGCGAATATGCTGGGACCTGTTCTGATGATTCGTGGCGTATTGCCTGGAATGCGCGAAAGAAAATTTGGCCGTATCGTCAATATTACTTCTGCGATGGTAAAGTCACCATTGCCTCATCAAGGTTTATCTACGGCAGCAAGAACCGCTCTAACAGCCGTCTGTAAAGCTATCTCTAGAGATGTAGCGCAAGACAATGTGACCATTAATAATTTATTGCCAGAACGCATCGACACAGGTCGTCAAATCCAAATGACAGAGCGACAAGCGAAGATTGATAACATTTCTTTTGCTGATGCAAGAAAAAAAATTGAACTAACCATTGCCGCAAAACGCTTTGGTAAGACGGAAGAGTTTGGCGATATGTGTGCTTATTTGTGTAGTAAGCAAGCCTCATTTATTTCTGGGCAAAATATTCAGATTGATGGTGGGTCTTATAGAGGTATTGTTTAA
- a CDS encoding tripartite tricarboxylate transporter substrate binding protein, whose product MNQIRRLVLKTSFLTASAGMFNHSLAQTNWPQKPIRFIVPFVPGGTSDIVSRLTAQELSKLLPYPVMIENKAGGGGVPAMLEVAKSAPDGHTIILGHVGSMAVNPYIFTNTGYDVNRDFVPVTLIAKVPSLFVVHPDLPVNNLKELVAYTKKYPGKLNYGSAGNASAGHLAMEYLKLATGIELLHIPYKGTGPALTDLLAGRIQVFSAGTPALLQYIRSGKLRAIATGTPQRIPSLPNLPTVAEQGYKGFESVQWYGIMAPAQTPEGIVKKLQEETYKALRSPAVVERFASEDAVIGGGPSADFAALITQQQGVWKEVVAKAHIKVD is encoded by the coding sequence ATGAACCAGATTCGACGACTCGTACTAAAAACCTCCTTTTTAACCGCCAGTGCTGGAATGTTCAATCATTCATTGGCTCAAACGAATTGGCCACAAAAGCCGATTCGTTTTATCGTACCCTTTGTACCAGGGGGTACTTCGGATATTGTTTCACGCTTAACAGCCCAGGAGTTATCGAAGTTATTGCCTTATCCAGTGATGATTGAAAATAAAGCAGGTGGTGGCGGAGTGCCAGCAATGTTAGAAGTTGCTAAATCAGCTCCCGATGGGCATACCATCATTTTGGGTCATGTTGGCTCGATGGCGGTCAATCCCTATATTTTTACGAATACTGGATATGATGTGAATCGAGATTTTGTACCTGTTACATTAATTGCAAAAGTACCAAGTTTATTTGTGGTTCATCCGGACTTACCCGTAAATAATCTGAAAGAATTAGTTGCATACACCAAAAAGTATCCAGGTAAATTAAATTACGGCTCCGCAGGAAATGCCAGCGCTGGTCATTTGGCAATGGAATATCTTAAATTAGCAACAGGCATAGAGTTACTGCATATCCCTTATAAAGGAACAGGTCCAGCTCTTACAGATTTACTCGCCGGCAGAATACAAGTATTTTCTGCAGGAACTCCTGCCTTATTGCAATACATTCGAAGTGGAAAATTAAGAGCAATTGCAACTGGAACACCTCAACGCATACCCTCATTACCTAATTTACCAACCGTTGCGGAACAAGGCTACAAAGGATTTGAGTCCGTGCAATGGTACGGCATCATGGCTCCAGCACAGACCCCTGAAGGAATCGTCAAAAAACTTCAAGAAGAAACTTATAAGGCTTTAAGATCGCCGGCAGTAGTTGAGCGTTTCGCCAGTGAAGATGCTGTGATAGGCGGTGGACCTTCTGCAGATTTTGCCGCGCTGATTACGCAACAACAAGGGGTCTGGAAAGAGGTTGTTGCTAAAGCCCACATCAAAGTCGATTAA
- a CDS encoding FAD-binding oxidoreductase: MTNFIQKLIDILGPSGVMTDPNETKPYLSDWRGIFQGTALAVVFPKTTADVQLIVQLCIKHSIAIIPQGGNTNLTGSATPEPIGQQIILSLKRLNQIRSVDLENQTMTVEAGCILQTIQEKASELGSLFPLSLAAEGSCTIGGNLATNAGGINVLRYGNMRDLCLGIEVVTASGEILHSLRGLRKDNTGYDLRNLLIGSEGTLGIITAAVIKLYPAPINRCAALIAINDYSVMVNLLQELQRKAANELCAFEMMSRESLDLTVHHFPQFANPVFQLSSHTLLIELAEFSTESRASQIFEDILGKALEKDLIQDVVISTSLTQVKQFWGIREHITLAQAKEDANIKFDISFEISKIGDFITHTCDLLSRNFPGIRIINFGHFGDVNLHFNMCAPIGSDKGFLKMNEDEIHRIVYAQIKKYQGSISAEHGIGQLKRNDLQNHRGQVAYQMMQNIKQALDPQNLLNPHKVLL; encoded by the coding sequence ATGACGAATTTTATCCAAAAATTAATTGATATTTTAGGTCCTTCGGGTGTCATGACTGACCCAAACGAAACGAAACCTTACCTCTCGGATTGGCGTGGAATTTTTCAAGGTACTGCTCTTGCAGTTGTTTTTCCTAAAACTACTGCAGATGTTCAATTGATTGTTCAGTTATGTATCAAACATTCCATCGCAATTATTCCTCAAGGCGGTAATACCAATTTAACTGGCAGCGCAACTCCTGAACCTATTGGTCAGCAAATTATTCTTTCACTCAAACGCCTGAACCAAATCAGATCAGTTGATCTAGAAAACCAAACGATGACCGTTGAGGCGGGTTGTATTCTTCAAACAATCCAAGAAAAAGCATCTGAATTAGGCTCTTTGTTTCCATTAAGTTTAGCTGCTGAAGGAAGTTGTACGATTGGTGGCAATCTTGCCACCAATGCAGGCGGTATTAATGTCCTGCGCTATGGCAATATGCGAGATTTATGTTTAGGGATAGAGGTGGTAACTGCTTCAGGTGAGATACTTCATAGTCTTCGTGGTCTTCGTAAAGATAATACGGGCTACGATTTACGTAATTTATTGATTGGCTCTGAAGGTACTTTGGGGATTATTACTGCCGCTGTAATCAAACTCTATCCTGCTCCGATCAACCGTTGTGCCGCACTGATTGCAATCAATGATTACTCAGTCATGGTCAATTTATTGCAAGAGCTACAAAGAAAAGCAGCTAATGAGCTATGCGCTTTCGAGATGATGTCAAGGGAATCACTTGATTTAACTGTTCACCATTTTCCACAATTTGCCAATCCAGTATTTCAACTATCTAGTCATACTTTACTCATTGAACTAGCTGAGTTCTCAACAGAATCTCGGGCCTCTCAAATATTTGAAGATATTCTTGGAAAAGCCCTTGAAAAAGATCTCATCCAAGATGTAGTCATTTCAACATCACTGACTCAAGTCAAACAATTTTGGGGTATCAGAGAACACATCACTCTTGCTCAAGCTAAAGAAGATGCAAATATTAAATTTGATATCTCTTTTGAGATTTCAAAAATTGGTGACTTTATTACGCATACTTGCGATTTACTCTCTAGAAATTTCCCCGGCATTCGAATCATTAATTTTGGTCACTTTGGCGATGTTAATCTGCACTTCAATATGTGCGCACCAATCGGTTCAGATAAAGGTTTTTTAAAAATGAATGAGGATGAAATCCATCGCATCGTTTATGCGCAAATAAAAAAGTATCAAGGTTCCATCTCGGCTGAACATGGCATCGGTCAATTAAAAAGAAATGATCTTCAGAATCATCGTGGGCAAGTTGCTTATCAAATGATGCAGAATATTAAGCAAGCACTAGATCCACAAAACCTCCTCAACCCTCATAAGGTTTTGCTTTAG
- a CDS encoding formylglycine-generating enzyme family protein, with protein sequence MKIPHLYLNTFKVSILFILFIAVQHTLANSPPKSSIPLVQIGNLSWDQSEMTIKDVQIFASATGFISQAEKNGGGLSYEAGFVKKPGWTWKTPYGVSANEHEPAVHLNQNEAEKICRFFGKRLPTDDEWTSAAFLEQRPNPPAGFVKGQRYPYPGGSNPLNAHCLNGCGNYQGLAPLGALNRGTGHVLTKTTLPGVNGLFDMGGNVWEWTSTQRNGGYITRRASWWYGPERQQEADIESKSADIAVVYIGFRCVADKNP encoded by the coding sequence ATGAAAATACCTCACCTTTATTTGAATACTTTCAAAGTATCTATTTTGTTCATTCTCTTTATTGCTGTACAGCACACCCTAGCAAATAGCCCGCCAAAGTCCAGCATACCATTGGTACAGATTGGTAATTTGTCATGGGATCAGTCTGAGATGACGATCAAGGATGTTCAGATTTTTGCAAGCGCAACCGGTTTTATTAGTCAAGCCGAAAAAAATGGTGGAGGACTATCGTATGAGGCAGGATTTGTTAAAAAACCGGGTTGGACCTGGAAAACTCCTTATGGAGTATCGGCAAATGAACATGAACCTGCGGTTCACCTCAATCAAAATGAAGCAGAAAAGATTTGCCGATTCTTCGGCAAAAGATTACCTACAGATGATGAGTGGACTTCTGCGGCATTTTTAGAACAAAGACCTAACCCTCCAGCAGGGTTTGTGAAAGGTCAACGCTATCCATATCCTGGAGGGAGTAATCCCCTGAATGCCCATTGTTTAAATGGTTGTGGAAACTATCAAGGACTTGCACCCCTTGGTGCATTAAATAGAGGAACTGGACATGTACTAACAAAAACCACCCTACCTGGAGTGAATGGCTTATTTGATATGGGGGGGAATGTTTGGGAGTGGACGTCGACGCAACGTAATGGCGGCTATATCACTCGTAGAGCATCTTGGTGGTATGGGCCAGAAAGACAACAAGAAGCAGATATTGAATCGAAGTCAGCTGATATTGCCGTGGTGTATATCGGCTTTCGGTGTGTGGCAGATAAAAATCCTTGA
- a CDS encoding transposase: MTKTLSLRVKDKHAKFLLSQSKEVNFIWNFVNDLSYTHTKKTGKFFSAYDLSQYTTGATKEGLSLHSQSVQAVNEEFVTRRKQFRKVKLRWRKSHGSQRSLGWIPFKKSAIKYKNGQVHYQGKAISLWDSYGLSNYELGTGSFCEDSRGRWYFNTTVKVKLKANEASKSVGIDLGLKECAVTSDGQRLEGRNYRKLEDALAVTQRANKKLEVKNIHAKIKNRRKDELHKFSTMLTKEYGAIFVGNVSSSQLVKTKMAKSTLDAGWSSLKTMLVYKSRQAGVIFEEVNEAYSSQICSSCGEISDNSPKGRADLNKRSWKCHCGSVHDRDINGALNILAFGHERLAVGIPVL; this comes from the coding sequence ATGACAAAAACCCTTTCATTACGCGTTAAGGATAAGCACGCAAAATTCCTACTCTCTCAAAGTAAGGAAGTTAATTTCATATGGAATTTCGTTAATGACTTGTCCTATACTCATACCAAAAAAACAGGCAAATTCTTTTCGGCTTACGATTTAAGCCAATACACTACTGGTGCAACAAAAGAAGGCTTGAGTTTGCATAGCCAATCAGTCCAAGCGGTTAATGAGGAATTTGTAACGCGTAGAAAACAATTCAGAAAAGTAAAATTGCGATGGAGAAAGTCTCATGGTTCTCAACGCTCACTAGGATGGATTCCATTCAAGAAGTCTGCTATCAAATATAAAAATGGACAGGTTCACTACCAAGGAAAAGCAATCAGTCTTTGGGACTCTTACGGACTCTCAAATTACGAACTTGGTACCGGATCGTTCTGTGAAGATTCTAGAGGTCGTTGGTATTTCAATACAACAGTGAAAGTCAAACTAAAAGCCAATGAGGCATCCAAGTCTGTTGGTATTGACCTCGGTTTAAAGGAGTGCGCTGTAACTAGTGATGGGCAACGTCTTGAAGGTAGAAACTACCGTAAGTTAGAAGATGCCTTGGCAGTTACTCAACGAGCGAATAAAAAGTTAGAGGTAAAAAACATTCATGCGAAGATTAAAAATCGTCGCAAGGATGAGTTACATAAATTTAGTACCATGCTCACCAAAGAGTATGGCGCAATATTTGTCGGGAATGTATCAAGCAGTCAATTAGTAAAAACGAAGATGGCTAAATCTACGCTAGACGCTGGATGGTCATCACTCAAAACCATGTTGGTATATAAAAGCCGTCAGGCTGGCGTGATATTTGAGGAAGTGAATGAAGCGTATTCAAGCCAAATCTGTTCGAGTTGCGGAGAAATCTCCGACAATAGTCCGAAAGGTAGAGCTGATTTGAATAAGAGAAGTTGGAAGTGTCATTGTGGATCTGTTCACGACAGGGACATCAATGGAGCTCTCAATATTCTTGCGTTCGGACATGAACGTCTAGCGGTAGGAATCCCCGTCCTTTAG
- a CDS encoding c-type cytochrome, whose protein sequence is MNLKKYKLVQAFFITSFSMLFLNITVMAQTKSAQELYQRGLAATCANCHGTEGKGQENASMPKIDQLTSEQILTQLKAFKSGARTGTIMPQLAKGYTDEQIQTIADYLGKK, encoded by the coding sequence ATGAATTTAAAAAAATATAAGTTGGTTCAGGCATTCTTCATCACAAGTTTTAGCATGCTTTTTTTGAATATTACTGTAATGGCGCAAACCAAATCTGCTCAAGAACTTTATCAAAGAGGTCTTGCGGCCACTTGTGCCAATTGCCATGGAACAGAGGGCAAGGGTCAAGAAAACGCTAGTATGCCTAAAATAGATCAGTTAACAAGTGAGCAGATATTGACTCAGTTAAAAGCATTTAAAAGTGGGGCTAGAACAGGTACCATCATGCCGCAGTTAGCAAAAGGCTATACCGATGAGCAAATACAAACGATTGCCGATTATCTCGGTAAAAAATAA